The DNA sequence GACGAGAGCCCTACCTTTTCCAGCCACGTCTTGGCACGCTCCTGCATCATTCGCTCTTCCCGTCGCGATTTCGTCAGGCTCATTCCGCACGAAAACAGACTCGAATGCGTCTTCGTATGCATGCCCACCATGACGTTCTCCAAGACCGTCATATCATCAAAGGTTTGGAGATTTTGAAACGTTCGGGTGATCCCCAATTTTGCGTATTCATAGCCGGGAACTCGGGTCATCGGCTGGTTGTCAAAACGGATTTCTCCCTCAGAAGGCGGGATGACGCCCGATACCATGTTGAGCACCGTGCTTTTTCCTGCACCGTTCGGACCGATCAGCGCCAGGATCTCTCCCTGTTGTACGTGAAAATCAACGTGATTGACTGCGCGCACTCCACCGAAATCGCGAGAAAGGTCTTGTACTGCTAGCAGAGTTGTCATGTCGCCGCCTTCCTTTCCACCCGTTGCTCTGTTGGTGCCGGTGCTTTTTTCGCTTGCGCTTTTTCATACATGGAACGGATCCGCGGTACCAGCCCCTCCGGCATGAACATCACGATCAGAACCAGGATGCCACCAAATACGATCGTATCTACATCCCCCTGCAGCCCTGGCACTACTTCGCTCATCAGGACCAGCCCTTCACTGATGAATCCGATGAGCAAGGTCCCAATCAAGGCTCCCCAGATGCTCGTCATCCCGCCGATGACCACCATCGTCAAAAACTTGATCGACTCATGCATCCCGAACGGCTGCGGATCGAGAATGCCCATGTAGTGTGCGTACAACCCACCGGAAACCCCGGCAAACATCCCGCTGACAACAAAAGCATTCAGCTTGAATTTTCGAACATCAATTCCCATGGACGTCGCGGCAATCTCGCTCTTGTGAATCGCTCGGAAGGCGCGTCCGATCCGAGAGTGCATCAGATTCAGCGAGAAGAGCAGCACACACGTGACGACTCCCCAAATCAGGTAGTACATCGACAGCTCACTGTCTCCGAAGAACGCAATCTTCGGAATGCTGATCATACCGCTGGCACCACCTGTAACAGGCTCCCACTCAGATATTCCAATCTGGACGATGTATCCAAAAGCAAGTGTTGCCATCGCCAGGTAGTAGCCCTGTAATCCCGCAATGGCTCTCCCCAGGATAAACGCGAACAGTCCAGGCACTATCGCGGAAGCAACAAGACCTAATAACGGCGTCAAACCGAGCTTTGTGGTCAAAACCGCTGACGTATAGGCGCCGATGCCCCAAAACGATGCTTGTCCTAACGAGATTTGTCCTGCAAGGCCCATGACCAAGCACAAACCGATAGAAACGATGGCATGGAGGCCGATGACAATCCCAACGGAGCGATAGTATTCGTCCGGCATCACAAACGGAAAGAGAATCATAAGTGCCAAATAGATGCCTAAGCCTTTCCCCCACTTACCAACCAGCTGCTTCATCATAGACCTCCTTTCCCTACGCTGCGTTCTCCAAAGATGCCGGATGGCTTGATCAACAGCATGGCGATCAACACCAGAAAGGCAATCGCGTCTTTCATTCCTGAACTGATATAACCTGCACCGAGTGACTCAACAATTCCGAGGAAAAAGGCGGCAACCGCTGCCCCCAACGGATTACCCAGCCCACCCAGAATGGCTGCCGAAAAACCTTTGATTCCGAGCAGTACCCCGATGTCGTAGGAGGTCACGCTCAAAGGGGCTATCACTATGCCGGCAATCGCCCCTGTCGCACCGCTGATTCCAAAAGCCAGCATACTCATTTTTGCCGGGCTAATTCCCATCAGTCGAGCAGCCATCGGATTGATCGAACAGGCATTGATCTTTTTGCCGAGCATGGTCTTGTCCATCAAGTACCAAAGAAGGAACAGAATGATGAGGACGGCGACTAAAATCCATACGCTTTGCTGGGCGATATTTACGCCTCCCAGCGATATCGGCTGATTACTCGTAATCGGGTCGAGTGCGTAAGCGTCCTTACCCCAGATCAAGCTCGCCAGACCGCGTATCAAAGTGGATATCCCGATGGTCAAAATAATCAGGCTGATCGGGCTCGCCTTTTTAACATAAGCGATTACATACTTCTGCATCAGTACTCCTACCAGTGTGACGATCAGGATCGCCAATAAAGCGGCCAAGGCGTACGGGACATTCATGCCTATCATCGCAACGGTGACCATCCCGCCCAGCATCAAAAACTCGCCTTGTGCCAGGTTGATCACTTTGCTGACGTTGTAGATCGTGATGAATCCAACTGCGACGATGGCATAAATGCCGCCACTAACCAAGCCGTTTGCAACGTATTGCAGCAATTCTGTCATGCTCGTGCTGTACCCCCTTTACATAACTACTATCACCTTCCATTTAAAACGCTTACATTTTAATTAATGGAAGAATTAATTAATATGAATGCCCTAGCTG is a window from the Brevibacillus choshinensis genome containing:
- a CDS encoding ABC transporter ATP-binding protein yields the protein MTTLLAVQDLSRDFGGVRAVNHVDFHVQQGEILALIGPNGAGKSTVLNMVSGVIPPSEGEIRFDNQPMTRVPGYEYAKLGITRTFQNLQTFDDMTVLENVMVGMHTKTHSSLFSCGMSLTKSRREERMMQERAKTWLEKVGLSSLTASQAGSLPYGKLRLMEIARAMVAEPRLLLLDEPAAGLNHTETAEMSRMFQEIRQNGTAILLVEHDMDMIMTIADRIVVLDQGSKIAEGTPREIQENPRVISAYLGTEEQEDSRG
- a CDS encoding branched-chain amino acid ABC transporter permease produces the protein MKQLVGKWGKGLGIYLALMILFPFVMPDEYYRSVGIVIGLHAIVSIGLCLVMGLAGQISLGQASFWGIGAYTSAVLTTKLGLTPLLGLVASAIVPGLFAFILGRAIAGLQGYYLAMATLAFGYIVQIGISEWEPVTGGASGMISIPKIAFFGDSELSMYYLIWGVVTCVLLFSLNLMHSRIGRAFRAIHKSEIAATSMGIDVRKFKLNAFVVSGMFAGVSGGLYAHYMGILDPQPFGMHESIKFLTMVVIGGMTSIWGALIGTLLIGFISEGLVLMSEVVPGLQGDVDTIVFGGILVLIVMFMPEGLVPRIRSMYEKAQAKKAPAPTEQRVERKAAT
- a CDS encoding branched-chain amino acid ABC transporter permease; translated protein: MTELLQYVANGLVSGGIYAIVAVGFITIYNVSKVINLAQGEFLMLGGMVTVAMIGMNVPYALAALLAILIVTLVGVLMQKYVIAYVKKASPISLIILTIGISTLIRGLASLIWGKDAYALDPITSNQPISLGGVNIAQQSVWILVAVLIILFLLWYLMDKTMLGKKINACSINPMAARLMGISPAKMSMLAFGISGATGAIAGIVIAPLSVTSYDIGVLLGIKGFSAAILGGLGNPLGAAVAAFFLGIVESLGAGYISSGMKDAIAFLVLIAMLLIKPSGIFGERSVGKGGL